Below is a genomic region from Telmatobacter sp. DSM 110680.
GCTGCAAGATATGGTGCAAACGGTGCAATCAGCAACACCAGCGTCTGCAGCAACTCGCGAATCACTGCTGCCGGCACTTGCCCTGCAGCCAGTTGCGCATCGGCGCCTTGAAGCTCGTTCACCAACTCCATGATGGCCGCGACGCACGTATTGAAGTGCCAGCGCCCTTCAAAGTCCAGCGTGATCTTTGCCGTAGTCTGATGCAGTTTGCGCAGCAGCTTCTGCGCAACGCCGCTATTCGGCACGTCAGAGTTGACCTGCGAGGCCGCGCGAGCTACCGGCGCGTACTTCGTGACAATGCGCCATACGCGACCGAGAAAGCGGCTGACTCCCGCAACGCCGTCTTCCTGCCAATCCAGGTCGCGGTCTGGAGGCGCCGCAAACAGCGCGTACATACGCGCAGAATCTGCGCCGTAGCGCGCCACCATGTCATCCGGCGAAACTACGTTGCCCTTCGACTTGGACATCTTCGCGCCGTCTTTAATCACCATCCCCTGCGTGAAGAGACGCCGCACCGGCTCATCATTCGTAATCAAGCCGAGGTCCCGCATCACCTTCGTCCAGAAGCGCGAGTAGATCAGGTGCAGAATCGCGTGCTCCACGCCGCCGATGTACTGGTCAATCGGAAACCAGTACTTCGCCGTCGCCGAATCGAACGGAGCATTTGCGTTCTTTGCATCGGTGTAGCGGTAGAAGTACCAGCTCGAGTCGACAAACGTATCCATCGTGTCGGTCTCGCGCTTTGCTGGCCCTTTGCACCTGGGACAAGTCACGTTCACGAAATCCGGCACGCGCGACAGAGGCGATCCGCCCTGCTGCGTAATCTCGATCTTCTCCGGCAGCAGCACCGGCAACTGCTCATCCGGCACCGGCACGAGCCCGTCACGCTCGCAATGAATCATTGGAATCGGCGTGCCCCAATAACGCTGGCGGCTCACGCCCCAATCCTTCAGGCGAAACGTAACCTTCGCCTCGCCGAAGGCACTGCGTGCGGCAACCTCCTGGAGTTGTTTCTGGGCCTGCTCGCAGCTCAGCCCATTGAACTCGCCCGAGTTCACCAGCACGCCATCTTCGGAAAGGAAGGGCAACTCCGGTTCTTCCGCGTTCGGATCAGCTGGAGCAATTACCCGTCTCACTGGAATTGCGTATTTCTTCGCAAATTCGAAATCGCGCGCATCATGGCCAGGGACACTCATGATGGCGCCCGTTCCATAATCGCTGAGCACATAATTCGCCACCCAGATCGGCACCAGTTCGCCGCTATAGGGATTAATGGCAAATTTACCCGTAGGAATTCCGTGCTTCTCAATCTCGCCGATATCGCCCGCTTCGCGAGCCTTCTTCTGCTCTTCCAGCAGCTTCGAAACCTGCTCGCGCAGGCCCGCATCATCCGCAGCCAGAGCTGTCACCAACGCATGCTCCGGCGCAAGCTGCACGCTCGTGGCGCCA
It encodes:
- the leuS gene encoding leucine--tRNA ligase; translated protein: MAEEKELRYDPATIEPKWQQRWAADPGMYAAEPHSCGKPKYYVLEMLPYPSGQLHMGHVRNYSIGDALARHMWMRGYNVMHPMGWDAFGLPAENAALKNNTPPREWTLSNIAAMKRQFERLGMGFDWATEVTTCLPDYYKWNQWFFLRMYEKGLAYRKKSKVNWCPECATVLANEQVIDGRCWRHEDTIVEQRDLVQWFLRITAYAQELLDDLDKLDGWPEKVRTMQRNWIGRSEGTEVDFGVENRPEKIRVFTTRVDTIFGATSVQLAPEHALVTALAADDAGLREQVSKLLEEQKKAREAGDIGEIEKHGIPTGKFAINPYSGELVPIWVANYVLSDYGTGAIMSVPGHDARDFEFAKKYAIPVRRVIAPADPNAEEPELPFLSEDGVLVNSGEFNGLSCEQAQKQLQEVAARSAFGEAKVTFRLKDWGVSRQRYWGTPIPMIHCERDGLVPVPDEQLPVLLPEKIEITQQGGSPLSRVPDFVNVTCPRCKGPAKRETDTMDTFVDSSWYFYRYTDAKNANAPFDSATAKYWFPIDQYIGGVEHAILHLIYSRFWTKVMRDLGLITNDEPVRRLFTQGMVIKDGAKMSKSKGNVVSPDDMVARYGADSARMYALFAAPPDRDLDWQEDGVAGVSRFLGRVWRIVTKYAPVARAASQVNSDVPNSGVAQKLLRKLHQTTAKITLDFEGRWHFNTCVAAIMELVNELQGADAQLAAGQVPAAVIRELLQTLVLLIAPFAPYLAAELWEELGGDGAVLRQPWPKSDPGLAKEDEIEIPVQINGKLVSVVRVASGSDSKVIEAAALDEEKVKTRIAGKTVAKIIVVPGRAVNLVVK